In Vigna unguiculata cultivar IT97K-499-35 chromosome 3, ASM411807v1, whole genome shotgun sequence, a single genomic region encodes these proteins:
- the LOC114179683 gene encoding uncharacterized protein LOC114179683, with amino-acid sequence MTGKLRCNEKARLRTFCYTKCIVEINGLILDSHRVRIENTPFKWCLHIGKPLQICNPLLLEMLKRWLPAHESFHVMKRSIPFSCADICMSLGLGIFRLDVEFVKNVCEVVGSLMKDKLLTIENVIEMIKSVVQSDFDDVDNAFRLYIFVCFVILYFSRNSKTVSNTPCSVLDHIDRLLSYNWGKAVHSYLVKSLSRAFLALRQTEICLSGSVTVLHVHSTLCNDYLLFVEYLK; translated from the exons ATGACTGGTAAATTACGATGTAATGAGAAG GCTCGGTTGCGTACATTTTGTTACACAAAGTGCATTGTCGAAATAAATGGATTAATCTTGGATAGCCATCGTGTAAGGATTGAGAATACACCATTCAAATGGTGTTTGCACATAGGAAAACCATTACAGATATGTAACCCTCTTTTGTTGGAGATGTTGAAGCGTTGGTTACCTGCTCACGAATCGTTTCATGTGATGAAACGATCTATTCCATTCAGTTGTGCTGACATTTGCATGTCTTTAGGATTGGGCATTTTTAGGTTAGATgttgaatttgttaaaaatgtttGTGAGGTGGTGGGTTCACTTATGAAAGACAAATTATTAACAATTGAAAATGTTATTGAAATGATTAAGAGTGTGGTACAAAGTGACTTTGATGACGTTGATAATGCATTTCgtttgtatatttttgtttgttttgtgatCCTTTACTTTTCTAGGAATTCAAAAACTGTTAGTAATACTCCTTGTAGTGTTTTAGACCATATAGACAGATTGTTAAGTTATAATTGGGGTAAAGCAGTTCATAGTTATTTGGTTAAGAGTTTAAGTCGTGCATTTCTGGCACTTAGGCAGACGGAGATTTGCCTAAGCGGGTCAGTAACAGTTTTGCACGTACATAGTACTTTATGTaatgattatttgttatttgtagaatatttaaaatga
- the LOC114178875 gene encoding small RNA 2'-O-methyltransferase isoform X3 encodes MYDPKLLSLCKCINPDVESNPFLVISHIKSATANLYQYLATSERHLCIRRLTPYPQDIVESLMKEHSSLECIQVAAIRIPSSVEQSIEQVTLRISLREYYLDVIANELGLEDAANVMISRNLGKASSETRLFFTAPKPYLLDLSSKFANGKETLYLMGSLNVRASYFAGQDIAGDAILASIGYTRKSRDIFYEDVSVRLYYRMLLGKTPGGIYKLSREAILASELPSRFTTRANWRGSLPRDILCMFCRQHRLSEPLFSFHPFKTSSLLSGSCLKVAECGDNVIEHINGVCVTSSTHSDSELFKCEIKLLSRCGDLILLCSPKDGYKKQNDAIQNTSLKVLSWLNMWFKSMILSFERLCETADDFNIQIYSSNIISEILAGQSTHNGQLNAIQCNKLVEPTYMDSSYDMLGDLVQSLKIEGPFSGVCPCNGSLPCIRYSVSLAVQSQNVKEVIEVCDEFEFEVGVGATVSYIEEVVMQMSVGQYAYFSTNFLSSDLVFASSGESVKMLSLLSSKDCCIEYDISLIKVTEPPEERMEQALFSPPLSKQRVEFGVQQILESHASTLIDFGCGSGSLLEALLNYPTSLEKMAGVDISQKGLSRAAKVLNSKLCTNSDAGRQWTGVQSVILYEGSITNFGSQLQGFDIGTCLEVIEHMEEDQACLFGDVALSFFRPRILIVSTPNFEYNVVLQKSNPPAQEQEELDDKTLLQSCKFRNHDHKFEWTRAQFRQWASDLAARHNYKVEFSGVGGSAEVEPGYASQIAVFKRDWEVKDVVKHAEEHHYNIIWEWNSRKE; translated from the exons ATGTATGATCCAAAGCTTCTCAGCTTGTGTAAATGTATTAATCCTGATGTGGAGTCCAACCCATTTTTGGTTATTTCACACATAAAGAGCGCCACGGCAAACTTGTACCAGTATCTTGCTACTTCTGAACGACATCTCTGTATTAGAAGGCTGACTCCGTATCCACAAGATATAGTAGAGTCATTGATGAAAGAGCATAGTTCGCTAGAATGCATTCAGGTTGCTGCCATACGCATTCCTAGTTCAGTGGAACAATCTATTGAACAAGTTACGCTTCGTATTTCTTTAAGAGAATACTACCTTGATGTCATTGCAAATGAACTTGGTTTAGAAGATGCTGCCAATGTTATGATTTCAAG GAATTTAGGTAAAGCTTCTTCTGAGACAAGACTGTTCTTTACTGCTCCAAAACCATATCTACTAGATCTATCTTCTAAATTTGCAAACGGAAAAGAAACCCTTTATTTAATGGGATCTCTGAATGTAAGGGCAAGTTACTTTGCTGGGCAAGATATAGCTGGTGATGCAATATTAGCATCAATTGGATATACACGAAAATCTAGAGACATTTTCTATGAGGATGTATCGGTTCGGTTATATTACAG GATGCTTCTAGGGAAGACACCAGGTGGCATTTATAAATTATCCAGGGAGGCAATACTTGCATCTGAGTTGCCATCAAGATTCACCACAAGAGCAAACTGGAGGGGTTCTCTTCCCAGGGATATACTTTGTATGTTTTGCCGCCAGCACCGTCTGTCCGAACCTCTCTTCTCATTTCATCCTTTCAAAACATCTTCATTATTATCAGGATCATGTTTGAAGGTTGCAGAATGTGGTGACAATGTGATTGAGCATATCAATGGGGTCTGTGTAACAAGTTCAACGCATTCAGATTCAGAGTTGTttaaatgtgaaataaaattgCTTTCTAGGTGTGGAGATTTAATACTTTTGTGTTCTCCAAAGGATGGTTATAAAAAACAGAATGATGCTATTCAGAACACTTCATTGAAAGTTCTATCATGGCTGAATATGTGGTTTAAGAGTATGATTCTTTCTTTTGAGCGGCTTTGTGAGACTGCCGACGACTTTAATATCCAGATTTATTCCAGCAACATTATCAGTGAAATTTTAGCAGGTCAATCAACACACAATGGTCAGCTTAATGCAATTCAATGCAATAAATTAGTTGAACCAACCTATATGGATTCATCATATGACATGCTGGGGGATTTGGTGCAGTCTTTAAAGATCGAAGGTCCATTTTCTGGTGTCTGTCCATGCAATGGATCTTTACCTTGTATAAGGTATTCAGTGTCTTTGGCTGTGCAGAGTCAGAATGTCAAAGAAGTTATTGAAGTATGTGATGAGTTTGAATTTGAAGTGGGAGTCGGTGCTACAGTTTCATACATTGAAGAGGTTGTGATGCAGATGTCTGTTGGCCAGTACGCTTACTTCTCTACAAACTTCCTCTCTTCTGATTTGGTTTTTGCTTCTTCTGGTGAATCAGTCAAAATGTTGTCCTTGTTATCTTCTA aagaCTGTTGTATAGAATACGACATAAGTTTGATCAAGGTTACTGAACCTCCAGAAGAAAGAATGGAGCAGGCTCTTTTCAGCCCTCCTCTTTCAAAGCAACGGGTCGAATTTGGAGTTCAACAAATTCTAGAATCTCATGCTTCTACGTTG ATTGATTTTGGATGTGGATCTGGAAGCTTGTTGGAAGCTTTGTTAAATTATCCAACATCTTTGGAGAAAATGGCGGGTGTGGATATTTCACAGAAGGGTCTTAGCCGTGCTGCAAAG GtacttaattcaaaattatgtaCAAATTCAGATGCTGGTAGGCAATGGACAGGCGTACAATCAGTAATTCTTTATGAAGGTTCAATTACGAATTTTGGCTCTCAGTTGCAAGGATTTGATATTGGCACTTGTTTAGAG GTAATCGAACATATGGAAGAAGATCAAGCTTGTCTATTTGGGGATGTGGCATTAAGTTTTTTCCGGCCAAGGATTCTCATTGTTTCCACTCCAAATTTTGAATACAATGTAGTACTCCAGAAGTCGAATCCTCCAGCCCAAGAACAGGAGGAATTAGACGATAAAACCCTGTTACAATCATGCAAGTTTCGTAATCACGACCACAAATTTGAGTGGACCAGAGCACAGTTCAGACAATGGGCATCTGACTTAGCTGCTCGGCACAATTACAAGGTGGAGTTTAGTGGTGTTGGTGGTTCTGCTGAGGTTGAGCCCGGCTATGCTTCGCAGATTGCCGTGTTTAAAAGGGATTGGGAAGTTAAAGATGTAGTAAAGCATGCTGAAGAACaccattataatattatatggGAATGGAATAGTAGAAAGGAATAA
- the LOC114178875 gene encoding small RNA 2'-O-methyltransferase isoform X2, whose protein sequence is METREHLVVSHKKPTLTPKAIIHQNFGNKASYVVEEVKEVHQIECPGLSIPQMGPCLYRCTLQLPELSVISGTFKKKKDAEQSAAEIAIEKLGICSETIDPTPQEAQESLVARIAFIFSEKFLLCDHPLGGHIRATLWRKGDLCRSIPISVLAMYDPKLLSLCKCINPDVESNPFLVISHIKSATANLYQYLATSERHLCIRRLTPYPQDIVESLMKEHSSLECIQVAAIRIPSSVEQSIEQVTLRISLREYYLDVIANELGLEDAANVMISRNLGKASSETRLFFTAPKPYLLDLSSKFANGKETLYLMGSLNVRASYFAGQDIAGDAILASIGYTRKSRDIFYEDVSVRLYYRMLLGKTPGGIYKLSREAILASELPSRFTTRANWRGSLPRDILCMFCRQHRLSEPLFSFHPFKTSSLLSGSCLKVAECGDNVIEHINGVCVTSSTHSDSELFKCEIKLLSRCGDLILLCSPKDGYKKQNDAIQNTSLKVLSWLNMWFKSMILSFERLCETADDFNIQIYSSNIISEILAGQSTHNGQLNAIQCNKLVEPTYMDSSYDMLGDLVQSLKIEGPFSGVCPCNGSLPCIRYSVSLAVQSQNVKEVIEVCDEFEFEVGVGATVSYIEEVVMQMSVGQYAYFSTNFLSSDLVFASSGESVKMLSLLSSNCCIEYDISLIKVTEPPEERMEQALFSPPLSKQRVEFGVQQILESHASTLIDFGCGSGSLLEALLNYPTSLEKMAGVDISQKGLSRAAKVLNSKLCTNSDAGRQWTGVQSVILYEGSITNFGSQLQGFDIGTCLEVIEHMEEDQACLFGDVALSFFRPRILIVSTPNFEYNVVLQKSNPPAQEQEELDDKTLLQSCKFRNHDHKFEWTRAQFRQWASDLAARHNYKVEFSGVGGSAEVEPGYASQIAVFKRDWEVKDVVKHAEEHHYNIIWEWNSRKE, encoded by the exons ATGGAAACTAGGGAACATCTTGTTGTTTCACACAAAAAACCAACCCTTACACCTAAGGCCATAATACACCAAAATTTTGGCAATAAGGCTTCCTATGTGGTAGAGGAAGTGAAGGAGGTTCATCAAATCGAATGTCCTGGATTGAGTATTCCACAAATGGGTCCCTGCCTTTATCGTTGCACATTACAGCTTCCAGAACTTTCTGTCATTTCAGGGACCTttaaaaagaagaaggatgCAGAGCAATCTGCAGCAGAGATTGCTATTGAGAAG CTTGGCATTTGTTCAGAGACCATTGATCCCACTCCTCAAGAAGCACAAGAAAGTTTAGTAGCTCGAATTGCCTTCATATTTTCCGAAAAG TTTCTTTTATGTGATCATCCTCTTGGTGGTCACATTCGAGCAACTTTGTGGAGGAAAGGTGACCTTTGTCGTTCAATTCCTATTTCTGTCCTTGCTATGTATGATCCAAAGCTTCTCAGCTTGTGTAAATGTATTAATCCTGATGTGGAGTCCAACCCATTTTTGGTTATTTCACACATAAAGAGCGCCACGGCAAACTTGTACCAGTATCTTGCTACTTCTGAACGACATCTCTGTATTAGAAGGCTGACTCCGTATCCACAAGATATAGTAGAGTCATTGATGAAAGAGCATAGTTCGCTAGAATGCATTCAGGTTGCTGCCATACGCATTCCTAGTTCAGTGGAACAATCTATTGAACAAGTTACGCTTCGTATTTCTTTAAGAGAATACTACCTTGATGTCATTGCAAATGAACTTGGTTTAGAAGATGCTGCCAATGTTATGATTTCAAG GAATTTAGGTAAAGCTTCTTCTGAGACAAGACTGTTCTTTACTGCTCCAAAACCATATCTACTAGATCTATCTTCTAAATTTGCAAACGGAAAAGAAACCCTTTATTTAATGGGATCTCTGAATGTAAGGGCAAGTTACTTTGCTGGGCAAGATATAGCTGGTGATGCAATATTAGCATCAATTGGATATACACGAAAATCTAGAGACATTTTCTATGAGGATGTATCGGTTCGGTTATATTACAG GATGCTTCTAGGGAAGACACCAGGTGGCATTTATAAATTATCCAGGGAGGCAATACTTGCATCTGAGTTGCCATCAAGATTCACCACAAGAGCAAACTGGAGGGGTTCTCTTCCCAGGGATATACTTTGTATGTTTTGCCGCCAGCACCGTCTGTCCGAACCTCTCTTCTCATTTCATCCTTTCAAAACATCTTCATTATTATCAGGATCATGTTTGAAGGTTGCAGAATGTGGTGACAATGTGATTGAGCATATCAATGGGGTCTGTGTAACAAGTTCAACGCATTCAGATTCAGAGTTGTttaaatgtgaaataaaattgCTTTCTAGGTGTGGAGATTTAATACTTTTGTGTTCTCCAAAGGATGGTTATAAAAAACAGAATGATGCTATTCAGAACACTTCATTGAAAGTTCTATCATGGCTGAATATGTGGTTTAAGAGTATGATTCTTTCTTTTGAGCGGCTTTGTGAGACTGCCGACGACTTTAATATCCAGATTTATTCCAGCAACATTATCAGTGAAATTTTAGCAGGTCAATCAACACACAATGGTCAGCTTAATGCAATTCAATGCAATAAATTAGTTGAACCAACCTATATGGATTCATCATATGACATGCTGGGGGATTTGGTGCAGTCTTTAAAGATCGAAGGTCCATTTTCTGGTGTCTGTCCATGCAATGGATCTTTACCTTGTATAAGGTATTCAGTGTCTTTGGCTGTGCAGAGTCAGAATGTCAAAGAAGTTATTGAAGTATGTGATGAGTTTGAATTTGAAGTGGGAGTCGGTGCTACAGTTTCATACATTGAAGAGGTTGTGATGCAGATGTCTGTTGGCCAGTACGCTTACTTCTCTACAAACTTCCTCTCTTCTGATTTGGTTTTTGCTTCTTCTGGTGAATCAGTCAAAATGTTGTCCTTGTTATCTTCTA aCTGTTGTATAGAATACGACATAAGTTTGATCAAGGTTACTGAACCTCCAGAAGAAAGAATGGAGCAGGCTCTTTTCAGCCCTCCTCTTTCAAAGCAACGGGTCGAATTTGGAGTTCAACAAATTCTAGAATCTCATGCTTCTACGTTG ATTGATTTTGGATGTGGATCTGGAAGCTTGTTGGAAGCTTTGTTAAATTATCCAACATCTTTGGAGAAAATGGCGGGTGTGGATATTTCACAGAAGGGTCTTAGCCGTGCTGCAAAG GtacttaattcaaaattatgtaCAAATTCAGATGCTGGTAGGCAATGGACAGGCGTACAATCAGTAATTCTTTATGAAGGTTCAATTACGAATTTTGGCTCTCAGTTGCAAGGATTTGATATTGGCACTTGTTTAGAG GTAATCGAACATATGGAAGAAGATCAAGCTTGTCTATTTGGGGATGTGGCATTAAGTTTTTTCCGGCCAAGGATTCTCATTGTTTCCACTCCAAATTTTGAATACAATGTAGTACTCCAGAAGTCGAATCCTCCAGCCCAAGAACAGGAGGAATTAGACGATAAAACCCTGTTACAATCATGCAAGTTTCGTAATCACGACCACAAATTTGAGTGGACCAGAGCACAGTTCAGACAATGGGCATCTGACTTAGCTGCTCGGCACAATTACAAGGTGGAGTTTAGTGGTGTTGGTGGTTCTGCTGAGGTTGAGCCCGGCTATGCTTCGCAGATTGCCGTGTTTAAAAGGGATTGGGAAGTTAAAGATGTAGTAAAGCATGCTGAAGAACaccattataatattatatggGAATGGAATAGTAGAAAGGAATAA
- the LOC114178875 gene encoding small RNA 2'-O-methyltransferase isoform X1, which yields METREHLVVSHKKPTLTPKAIIHQNFGNKASYVVEEVKEVHQIECPGLSIPQMGPCLYRCTLQLPELSVISGTFKKKKDAEQSAAEIAIEKLGICSETIDPTPQEAQESLVARIAFIFSEKFLLCDHPLGGHIRATLWRKGDLCRSIPISVLAMYDPKLLSLCKCINPDVESNPFLVISHIKSATANLYQYLATSERHLCIRRLTPYPQDIVESLMKEHSSLECIQVAAIRIPSSVEQSIEQVTLRISLREYYLDVIANELGLEDAANVMISRNLGKASSETRLFFTAPKPYLLDLSSKFANGKETLYLMGSLNVRASYFAGQDIAGDAILASIGYTRKSRDIFYEDVSVRLYYRMLLGKTPGGIYKLSREAILASELPSRFTTRANWRGSLPRDILCMFCRQHRLSEPLFSFHPFKTSSLLSGSCLKVAECGDNVIEHINGVCVTSSTHSDSELFKCEIKLLSRCGDLILLCSPKDGYKKQNDAIQNTSLKVLSWLNMWFKSMILSFERLCETADDFNIQIYSSNIISEILAGQSTHNGQLNAIQCNKLVEPTYMDSSYDMLGDLVQSLKIEGPFSGVCPCNGSLPCIRYSVSLAVQSQNVKEVIEVCDEFEFEVGVGATVSYIEEVVMQMSVGQYAYFSTNFLSSDLVFASSGESVKMLSLLSSKDCCIEYDISLIKVTEPPEERMEQALFSPPLSKQRVEFGVQQILESHASTLIDFGCGSGSLLEALLNYPTSLEKMAGVDISQKGLSRAAKVLNSKLCTNSDAGRQWTGVQSVILYEGSITNFGSQLQGFDIGTCLEVIEHMEEDQACLFGDVALSFFRPRILIVSTPNFEYNVVLQKSNPPAQEQEELDDKTLLQSCKFRNHDHKFEWTRAQFRQWASDLAARHNYKVEFSGVGGSAEVEPGYASQIAVFKRDWEVKDVVKHAEEHHYNIIWEWNSRKE from the exons ATGGAAACTAGGGAACATCTTGTTGTTTCACACAAAAAACCAACCCTTACACCTAAGGCCATAATACACCAAAATTTTGGCAATAAGGCTTCCTATGTGGTAGAGGAAGTGAAGGAGGTTCATCAAATCGAATGTCCTGGATTGAGTATTCCACAAATGGGTCCCTGCCTTTATCGTTGCACATTACAGCTTCCAGAACTTTCTGTCATTTCAGGGACCTttaaaaagaagaaggatgCAGAGCAATCTGCAGCAGAGATTGCTATTGAGAAG CTTGGCATTTGTTCAGAGACCATTGATCCCACTCCTCAAGAAGCACAAGAAAGTTTAGTAGCTCGAATTGCCTTCATATTTTCCGAAAAG TTTCTTTTATGTGATCATCCTCTTGGTGGTCACATTCGAGCAACTTTGTGGAGGAAAGGTGACCTTTGTCGTTCAATTCCTATTTCTGTCCTTGCTATGTATGATCCAAAGCTTCTCAGCTTGTGTAAATGTATTAATCCTGATGTGGAGTCCAACCCATTTTTGGTTATTTCACACATAAAGAGCGCCACGGCAAACTTGTACCAGTATCTTGCTACTTCTGAACGACATCTCTGTATTAGAAGGCTGACTCCGTATCCACAAGATATAGTAGAGTCATTGATGAAAGAGCATAGTTCGCTAGAATGCATTCAGGTTGCTGCCATACGCATTCCTAGTTCAGTGGAACAATCTATTGAACAAGTTACGCTTCGTATTTCTTTAAGAGAATACTACCTTGATGTCATTGCAAATGAACTTGGTTTAGAAGATGCTGCCAATGTTATGATTTCAAG GAATTTAGGTAAAGCTTCTTCTGAGACAAGACTGTTCTTTACTGCTCCAAAACCATATCTACTAGATCTATCTTCTAAATTTGCAAACGGAAAAGAAACCCTTTATTTAATGGGATCTCTGAATGTAAGGGCAAGTTACTTTGCTGGGCAAGATATAGCTGGTGATGCAATATTAGCATCAATTGGATATACACGAAAATCTAGAGACATTTTCTATGAGGATGTATCGGTTCGGTTATATTACAG GATGCTTCTAGGGAAGACACCAGGTGGCATTTATAAATTATCCAGGGAGGCAATACTTGCATCTGAGTTGCCATCAAGATTCACCACAAGAGCAAACTGGAGGGGTTCTCTTCCCAGGGATATACTTTGTATGTTTTGCCGCCAGCACCGTCTGTCCGAACCTCTCTTCTCATTTCATCCTTTCAAAACATCTTCATTATTATCAGGATCATGTTTGAAGGTTGCAGAATGTGGTGACAATGTGATTGAGCATATCAATGGGGTCTGTGTAACAAGTTCAACGCATTCAGATTCAGAGTTGTttaaatgtgaaataaaattgCTTTCTAGGTGTGGAGATTTAATACTTTTGTGTTCTCCAAAGGATGGTTATAAAAAACAGAATGATGCTATTCAGAACACTTCATTGAAAGTTCTATCATGGCTGAATATGTGGTTTAAGAGTATGATTCTTTCTTTTGAGCGGCTTTGTGAGACTGCCGACGACTTTAATATCCAGATTTATTCCAGCAACATTATCAGTGAAATTTTAGCAGGTCAATCAACACACAATGGTCAGCTTAATGCAATTCAATGCAATAAATTAGTTGAACCAACCTATATGGATTCATCATATGACATGCTGGGGGATTTGGTGCAGTCTTTAAAGATCGAAGGTCCATTTTCTGGTGTCTGTCCATGCAATGGATCTTTACCTTGTATAAGGTATTCAGTGTCTTTGGCTGTGCAGAGTCAGAATGTCAAAGAAGTTATTGAAGTATGTGATGAGTTTGAATTTGAAGTGGGAGTCGGTGCTACAGTTTCATACATTGAAGAGGTTGTGATGCAGATGTCTGTTGGCCAGTACGCTTACTTCTCTACAAACTTCCTCTCTTCTGATTTGGTTTTTGCTTCTTCTGGTGAATCAGTCAAAATGTTGTCCTTGTTATCTTCTA aagaCTGTTGTATAGAATACGACATAAGTTTGATCAAGGTTACTGAACCTCCAGAAGAAAGAATGGAGCAGGCTCTTTTCAGCCCTCCTCTTTCAAAGCAACGGGTCGAATTTGGAGTTCAACAAATTCTAGAATCTCATGCTTCTACGTTG ATTGATTTTGGATGTGGATCTGGAAGCTTGTTGGAAGCTTTGTTAAATTATCCAACATCTTTGGAGAAAATGGCGGGTGTGGATATTTCACAGAAGGGTCTTAGCCGTGCTGCAAAG GtacttaattcaaaattatgtaCAAATTCAGATGCTGGTAGGCAATGGACAGGCGTACAATCAGTAATTCTTTATGAAGGTTCAATTACGAATTTTGGCTCTCAGTTGCAAGGATTTGATATTGGCACTTGTTTAGAG GTAATCGAACATATGGAAGAAGATCAAGCTTGTCTATTTGGGGATGTGGCATTAAGTTTTTTCCGGCCAAGGATTCTCATTGTTTCCACTCCAAATTTTGAATACAATGTAGTACTCCAGAAGTCGAATCCTCCAGCCCAAGAACAGGAGGAATTAGACGATAAAACCCTGTTACAATCATGCAAGTTTCGTAATCACGACCACAAATTTGAGTGGACCAGAGCACAGTTCAGACAATGGGCATCTGACTTAGCTGCTCGGCACAATTACAAGGTGGAGTTTAGTGGTGTTGGTGGTTCTGCTGAGGTTGAGCCCGGCTATGCTTCGCAGATTGCCGTGTTTAAAAGGGATTGGGAAGTTAAAGATGTAGTAAAGCATGCTGAAGAACaccattataatattatatggGAATGGAATAGTAGAAAGGAATAA